One region of Chitinivorax sp. B genomic DNA includes:
- the nuoI gene encoding NADH-quinone oxidoreductase subunit NuoI → MNKLTSFFKTFLLYELVKGLMLTGRHLFERKITVQFPEEKTPLSPRFRGLHALRRYPNGEERCIACKLCEAVCPAMAITIESEQRDDGTRRTTRYDIDLTKCIFCGFCEESCPVDSIVETHIFEYHGEKRGDLLYTKPMLLAVGDKYEAEIAQAREADAKYR, encoded by the coding sequence ATGAATAAGTTGACCAGTTTCTTCAAAACATTTTTGCTGTATGAGCTGGTGAAGGGTCTGATGCTGACGGGCCGCCACCTCTTTGAACGCAAGATCACCGTTCAGTTTCCTGAGGAGAAGACACCATTAAGTCCACGTTTCCGTGGCTTGCATGCATTACGTCGCTATCCAAATGGTGAGGAGCGTTGTATTGCATGTAAGTTGTGTGAGGCTGTGTGCCCTGCGATGGCGATCACTATCGAATCAGAGCAACGGGATGATGGCACACGACGCACAACACGCTATGACATCGATCTGACAAAGTGCATTTTCTGTGGCTTTTGTGAAGAATCCTGTCCCGTTGATTCGATTGTTGAAACACACATTTTCGAATATCACGGTGAAAAGCGTGGTGATTTGTTGTACACCAAGCCGATGTTGTTGGCTGTAGGCGACAAATACGAGGCTGAAATCGCGCAAGCGCGTGAAGCCGATGCGAAATATCGTTAA
- a CDS encoding NADH-quinone oxidoreductase subunit J, with the protein MTFQTLVFYFLAAILVFSAGRVITAKNPVHAALFLVLAFFNGAALWLLIQAEFLGITLVLVYVGAVMVLFLFVVMMLDINFEKLRGGFWKNLPLAGLVAGLMVVEMVAVFKSPVSGLSTVAPIQPQAADVSNTKIIGLTLYQQFIYPFEIAAIILLVAIVAAIALTLRGRKDAKAQNPGEQAKVKSSDRVRVIKMAPVIEQPAVTDEQKAAE; encoded by the coding sequence ATGACTTTTCAGACGCTCGTATTTTATTTTCTGGCGGCCATACTGGTTTTCTCGGCCGGTCGTGTCATTACGGCAAAAAATCCGGTACATGCGGCTTTATTTCTTGTGCTGGCATTTTTTAATGGTGCCGCGTTGTGGCTGTTGATACAGGCTGAGTTCCTCGGAATTACGCTGGTACTGGTTTACGTTGGTGCGGTAATGGTGTTGTTCTTGTTCGTGGTGATGATGCTTGACATCAATTTCGAGAAGTTACGTGGTGGCTTCTGGAAAAACTTGCCGCTTGCGGGCCTTGTAGCTGGTTTGATGGTTGTTGAAATGGTTGCAGTATTCAAGAGCCCTGTGAGTGGTTTGAGTACTGTTGCGCCTATACAGCCGCAGGCAGCTGATGTTAGCAACACTAAAATCATCGGCTTGACTTTATACCAGCAGTTTATTTATCCGTTTGAAATTGCGGCTATTATTTTGCTGGTCGCCATTGTGGCAGCAATTGCGCTGACTTTACGTGGCCGCAAAGATGCAAAAGCACAAAATCCAGGTGAACAGGCAAAAGTTAAGAGTTCTGATCGCGTTCGGGTAATTAAAATGGCTCCAGTCATCGAACAGCCTGCTGTTACCGATGAACAGAAAGCTGCCGAATAA
- the nuoK gene encoding NADH-quinone oxidoreductase subunit NuoK, with the protein MLTLTHYLVLGAILFAISILGIFLNRKNIIVLLMAIELMLLAVNMNFVAFARFMGDTAGEIFVFFILTVAAAEAAIGLAILVVLFRNLSTINVEDIDKLKG; encoded by the coding sequence GTGTTAACGCTGACTCACTATCTTGTCCTTGGCGCTATTTTGTTCGCAATCAGTATCTTGGGCATTTTCCTGAATCGAAAAAATATCATTGTATTACTAATGGCAATTGAGCTGATGCTGCTTGCCGTCAATATGAACTTCGTTGCTTTTGCGAGGTTCATGGGTGATACCGCAGGTGAGATTTTCGTGTTCTTCATTTTGACTGTTGCTGCAGCCGAGGCTGCGATCGGTTTGGCGATATTGGTTGTGCTGTTCCGCAACCTGAGCACAATTAATGTTGAAGATATCGATAAGCTGAAGGGCTGA
- the nuoL gene encoding NADH-quinone oxidoreductase subunit L produces the protein MTDMKTLYLMIPLAPLAGAILAGLFGRFIGRAGAHWATILGVAAAFAGSAYTLNYLLQGGQPFNGQVYSWLTINGIDLSVGFLVDNLTAMMMCVVTFVSLMVHIYTIGYMHDDPGYQRFFSYISLFTFSMLMLVMSNNFVQLFFGWEAVGLVSYLLIGFWFKRPTAIFANLKAFLVNRVGDFGFVLGIGLVFAHTGSMDYQTVFQAAPALVGKTINLIGDIQWPLLAVTCILLFVGAMGKSAQFPLHVWLPDSMEGPTPISALIHAATMVTAGIFMVARMSPLYELSDAALSFITVIGAITALFMGFLGIIQNDIKRVVAYSTLSQLGYMTVALGVSAYSVAVFHLMTHAFFKALLFLAAGSVIIGMHHDQDIRNMGGLRKYMPITWLTSLVGSLALIGTPFLSGFYSKDSIIEAVKESHIAGSGFAYFAVVAGVFVTAFYSFRMYFLVFHGEERFGKAAHHDDDHHDDDHHHGLAPGEKPHETPWVVTLPLVLLAIPSVLVGFFAIEPMLFGDFFKGVIFVSDHHHVMAELKEAFRGAGAMGVHALQTLPFWLAAAGVGSSWFLYMKRPDIPEMIKNKCALIYRVLENKYYMDDLYFNVFAKGSRLLGTGLWKVGDVAIIDGLFVNGSAKVVGWIATLTRRLQSGYIYHYAFAMIIGALLLLHLVVKGLIG, from the coding sequence ATGACTGATATGAAAACGCTCTACCTGATGATTCCGCTGGCGCCTTTGGCCGGTGCGATTCTGGCAGGCCTGTTTGGCCGTTTTATTGGCCGTGCGGGTGCGCATTGGGCGACCATTCTTGGCGTTGCTGCCGCGTTCGCCGGTTCTGCCTATACGCTGAATTATTTGCTGCAGGGGGGCCAGCCGTTCAATGGGCAGGTTTATTCCTGGTTGACGATTAATGGCATTGACCTGTCAGTTGGTTTCCTCGTGGACAACCTGACTGCCATGATGATGTGCGTGGTCACATTTGTATCACTGATGGTCCATATCTACACCATTGGCTATATGCACGATGACCCTGGCTATCAGCGTTTCTTCAGCTATATCTCGCTGTTCACATTCTCGATGCTGATGCTGGTTATGTCGAACAACTTTGTGCAGTTGTTCTTTGGCTGGGAAGCTGTAGGTTTGGTGTCCTATTTGCTGATTGGTTTCTGGTTCAAACGGCCGACAGCTATTTTCGCTAACCTGAAAGCATTTCTGGTAAACCGTGTTGGCGACTTTGGCTTTGTTTTAGGGATTGGTCTGGTGTTTGCCCATACTGGATCCATGGACTATCAGACTGTGTTCCAAGCAGCACCGGCACTGGTTGGTAAAACTATCAATTTGATTGGCGACATTCAGTGGCCTTTGTTGGCTGTGACTTGTATCTTACTGTTTGTCGGTGCGATGGGTAAATCGGCCCAATTCCCGTTGCATGTTTGGCTGCCAGATTCAATGGAAGGCCCGACCCCGATTTCAGCGCTGATTCACGCTGCAACCATGGTGACCGCAGGTATTTTCATGGTGGCGCGGATGTCGCCATTGTATGAATTGTCTGACGCTGCATTGTCGTTTATTACTGTAATTGGTGCGATTACCGCGCTCTTTATGGGTTTTCTAGGGATTATCCAGAACGACATCAAGCGTGTGGTGGCATATTCGACCTTGTCCCAATTGGGGTATATGACGGTTGCACTTGGTGTGTCGGCGTATTCAGTCGCTGTCTTCCATTTGATGACTCACGCGTTCTTTAAGGCGCTGTTGTTCTTGGCGGCTGGTTCCGTAATCATTGGTATGCACCATGATCAAGACATTCGGAATATGGGTGGTCTGCGCAAATACATGCCAATCACTTGGTTGACTTCTTTAGTTGGTTCGCTTGCACTGATTGGTACGCCTTTCCTGTCGGGCTTCTATTCAAAAGATTCAATTATCGAAGCCGTGAAGGAATCGCACATTGCAGGTAGTGGTTTTGCTTACTTTGCGGTTGTTGCCGGTGTCTTCGTGACAGCCTTCTACTCGTTTCGGATGTATTTCTTGGTCTTCCATGGTGAAGAGCGATTTGGTAAGGCTGCCCATCACGATGACGATCATCATGATGATGACCACCATCATGGCTTGGCTCCGGGTGAGAAGCCGCACGAAACGCCTTGGGTTGTTACGTTGCCATTGGTGTTGCTGGCGATCCCTTCGGTTCTGGTTGGCTTCTTTGCAATCGAACCGATGTTGTTTGGCGATTTCTTCAAAGGCGTGATCTTTGTTTCTGATCACCACCATGTAATGGCTGAATTGAAGGAAGCTTTCCGCGGTGCCGGTGCGATGGGTGTACATGCATTGCAGACGTTGCCTTTCTGGCTAGCTGCTGCTGGGGTAGGTTCCTCCTGGTTCCTGTACATGAAGCGTCCTGATATTCCAGAGATGATCAAGAACAAGTGTGCATTGATCTATCGTGTGCTGGAAAACAAGTACTACATGGACGACTTGTACTTCAACGTATTTGCTAAAGGTAGTCGTCTGCTGGGTACTGGGCTTTGGAAGGTGGGCGATGTTGCGATTATCGATGGCTTGTTTGTAAACGGCTCTGCGAAAGTGGTTGGTTGGATTGCTACGCTGACACGTCGCTTGCAGTCTGGCTACATCTATCACTACGCTTTTGCGATGATCATTGGTGCATTGTTGTTGTTGCACCTCGTCGTTAAAGGCCTGATTGGTTGA
- a CDS encoding NADH-quinone oxidoreductase subunit M — translation MSEHLLSLAIWTPILAGVLVLATGSDRNAGLARWIALLGALAGFVVSLPLYTGFQSLHGGMQFEELKPWIDRFNINYHLGVDGISMLFVVLNSFTTLLVVVAGWEVIERRVAQYFAAFLIMSGLINGTFAALDAVLFYVFFEAMLIPMYLVIGVWGGPRRVYAAVKFFLYTLLGSLLMLVAFVYLYIQSGHSFNIMDYHALRLPLDVQKWLFFAFFMSFAVKVPMWPVHTWLPDAHVEAPTGGSMVLAAITLKIGAYGFLRFSLPIAPDAAHAVSGIMIFLSLVGVVYIGLVALIQSDMKKLVAYSSISHMGFVTLGLFMFAGGYLTNEGVEGALIQMLSHGFVSAAMFACIGVMYDRMHSRQIADYGGVVNTMPKFAAFMMLFAMANAGLPATSGFVGEFLVIMGAVKTNFWYAFLASTTLIFGAAYTLWMYKRVIFGDVANEHVAQLKDINTREFVLLGILAITVLGMGLYPEMFISKMHMSVNDLIAHVARSKI, via the coding sequence ATGAGTGAACATTTGCTGAGTCTAGCCATCTGGACGCCCATTCTGGCTGGTGTGCTGGTGTTGGCGACAGGTAGTGATCGCAATGCCGGGCTGGCGCGTTGGATAGCGCTATTGGGGGCATTGGCTGGTTTTGTGGTGTCGTTGCCACTGTACACGGGATTTCAATCCTTGCATGGTGGTATGCAGTTTGAGGAATTGAAGCCTTGGATTGATCGATTCAACATCAATTATCACTTGGGTGTTGATGGCATTTCCATGCTGTTTGTAGTGTTGAACAGCTTCACTACACTATTGGTAGTGGTCGCTGGCTGGGAAGTCATCGAACGCCGTGTAGCACAATATTTTGCTGCATTCCTGATCATGTCCGGGTTGATCAACGGCACATTTGCAGCGCTGGATGCAGTGCTGTTCTATGTGTTCTTTGAGGCCATGTTGATCCCGATGTACCTGGTGATCGGTGTGTGGGGGGGGCCGCGCCGTGTTTACGCTGCAGTTAAGTTCTTCTTGTACACCTTGCTGGGTTCGTTACTGATGCTGGTAGCCTTTGTCTACCTGTATATTCAGTCAGGCCACAGCTTCAATATCATGGATTACCATGCGCTGCGCTTGCCGCTTGATGTCCAAAAGTGGCTGTTCTTTGCGTTCTTCATGTCGTTTGCCGTGAAGGTTCCAATGTGGCCAGTTCACACTTGGTTGCCGGACGCACACGTTGAGGCCCCTACAGGTGGTTCAATGGTATTGGCTGCGATTACGCTGAAGATTGGTGCGTATGGCTTCCTGCGGTTCAGCCTACCGATTGCTCCTGATGCAGCACATGCTGTGTCCGGTATCATGATCTTCTTGTCGTTGGTTGGTGTTGTCTATATTGGCTTGGTTGCGCTAATCCAGTCTGACATGAAGAAGCTGGTTGCATATTCGTCAATTTCGCACATGGGCTTTGTGACTCTTGGCTTATTTATGTTTGCGGGCGGTTATCTGACGAACGAAGGTGTTGAAGGTGCCTTGATCCAAATGCTGTCGCATGGCTTTGTTTCTGCTGCCATGTTTGCTTGTATTGGTGTGATGTATGACCGCATGCATAGTCGCCAGATTGCTGACTATGGTGGTGTTGTAAATACTATGCCCAAGTTCGCAGCATTTATGATGTTATTTGCTATGGCAAATGCTGGTTTACCTGCAACGTCTGGCTTTGTGGGCGAGTTCTTGGTGATCATGGGTGCGGTTAAGACCAATTTCTGGTATGCATTCCTGGCTTCAACCACACTGATCTTTGGTGCTGCTTATACCCTGTGGATGTATAAACGTGTCATTTTTGGTGATGTTGCGAACGAGCATGTCGCACAATTGAAAGATATCAATACTCGTGAGTTTGTCCTGCTAGGCATATTGGCAATCACCGTACTAGGCATGGGTCTGTATCCTGAAATGTTTATTTCTAAGATGCACATGTCTGTGAATGACCTGATCGCACATGTCGCTCGTAGCAAAATCTAG
- the nuoN gene encoding NADH-quinone oxidoreductase subunit NuoN — MNFAGMNLIAAAPEVFLLCALAVILMVDVLVKDESSQVVFGLSLLTLLGCAYFTVSTMSPDIGYAFNNMFVDDAMSDWLKLATYVSVGSMFIYSRHYLQQRGLFKGEFFSLSLFAMLGMMVMMSANNLLVLYLGLELLSLSLYALVALQRDSAISTEAALKFFVLGALASGMLLYGMSMVYGATGSLDLQIVASKIASGDARQGLLALGVVFIVAGLAFKLGAVPFHMWVPDVYQGAPTAITMFIGSAPKLAAFVFVIRLLVIALSGLVKDWQPMLMILAVASLAVGNLTAIVQTSIKRMLAYSTISHMGFLLLGILSGNVTGYAASMFYALAYVLMTLGAFGILLLLSGKDDDADSLDTFKGLADRSKWYAFLMLLLMVSMAGIPGTIGFWAKLQVIQAVVDIKAYWLAIVAVMFSLVGAFYYLRIIKLMFFDAAERDNPLQGTGDSHVLLSFNGALILILGIMPNGLMSICIEAIKHSVKLS, encoded by the coding sequence ATGAATTTCGCTGGTATGAACTTGATCGCCGCAGCACCAGAAGTATTCCTGTTGTGTGCACTTGCCGTGATCTTGATGGTAGATGTGTTGGTCAAGGATGAATCGTCACAGGTTGTGTTCGGTTTGTCGTTGCTGACGCTTTTGGGTTGTGCTTACTTCACAGTGAGCACCATGTCGCCTGATATTGGCTACGCCTTCAACAATATGTTCGTTGATGATGCCATGTCAGATTGGCTGAAGCTGGCAACCTATGTCAGTGTTGGCTCGATGTTTATCTATTCGCGTCATTATTTACAACAACGTGGTCTTTTTAAGGGTGAGTTTTTTTCTTTGTCCCTATTTGCAATGTTGGGGATGATGGTCATGATGTCCGCCAACAATCTGTTGGTGTTGTACCTCGGCCTGGAACTGCTGTCGTTGAGCTTGTATGCCTTGGTTGCATTACAACGCGATTCTGCGATTAGCACTGAGGCAGCATTGAAGTTCTTCGTTCTGGGGGCTTTGGCGTCCGGTATGCTGCTGTATGGTATGTCCATGGTTTACGGTGCTACTGGTAGTTTGGATCTTCAGATTGTTGCAAGCAAGATTGCCAGTGGGGATGCTCGCCAAGGTTTGTTGGCTTTAGGGGTTGTCTTTATTGTTGCTGGCCTAGCATTTAAGCTCGGTGCCGTACCTTTCCATATGTGGGTACCTGACGTATATCAGGGTGCTCCTACTGCGATTACCATGTTCATCGGTTCTGCGCCAAAGTTGGCAGCATTTGTATTTGTTATTCGCCTACTGGTTATAGCGCTGAGCGGGTTGGTAAAAGATTGGCAGCCGATGTTGATGATATTGGCTGTTGCTTCATTGGCGGTTGGTAATTTAACTGCAATTGTGCAAACAAGTATCAAGCGGATGTTGGCTTACTCAACCATTTCCCATATGGGTTTCCTGTTGTTGGGTATTCTTTCAGGAAACGTAACTGGTTACGCTGCCTCCATGTTCTACGCACTGGCTTATGTACTAATGACGTTGGGTGCATTTGGTATCTTGTTGTTATTGTCTGGTAAGGATGACGATGCTGATAGTCTTGATACCTTTAAAGGTTTGGCTGACCGTAGCAAATGGTATGCCTTCCTGATGTTGTTGTTGATGGTATCAATGGCAGGTATTCCAGGTACAATCGGTTTTTGGGCCAAGTTACAGGTAATCCAGGCGGTTGTTGACATCAAGGCATATTGGTTGGCAATTGTTGCAGTCATGTTCTCATTGGTAGGTGCTTTCTATTATCTGCGCATCATCAAGTTGATGTTTTTTGATGCCGCGGAGAGAGATAATCCCTTGCAGGGAACGGGCGATTCACATGTATTGTTATCTTTCAATGGAGCATTGATTCTGATCCTCGGCATAATGCCCAACGGATTGATGTCGATTTGCATTGAAGCAATCAAGCACAGTGTGAAACTGTCGTGA
- a CDS encoding DUF2818 family protein, which yields MSTILLAALMVANLPFISNRLFFVFQCNGKKGLQWRLLELLILYFLLGAVSILIERQFGPVQAQKWQFYASTAAVFIVMAAPGFIFRYLWRKPGI from the coding sequence GTGAGTACGATTCTATTGGCGGCCCTGATGGTCGCCAATTTACCTTTTATATCGAATCGTTTGTTTTTTGTATTTCAATGTAACGGGAAAAAAGGATTGCAGTGGCGATTGCTTGAGCTACTGATTCTATATTTTCTATTAGGTGCGGTATCAATATTGATTGAACGTCAGTTTGGCCCCGTACAAGCGCAAAAGTGGCAATTCTATGCTTCGACAGCAGCTGTCTTTATCGTGATGGCTGCGCCAGGATTTATATTTCGTTATTTGTGGCGAAAACCTGGCATATAG